The Bacteroidales bacterium genome includes the window AAAGTGTTAAATATTTGAAATATAAAGAACATATACATCTTCTTCCTGAAAATCTTGAAATAAAAGGGAATATTAATCCTGAAGAAAAACGCAGGGGTATCTATGAAATTGTCGTTTATGAATCTGATTTGCAAATATCAGGTGAATTTAAAAGCATTAATCCTGTTGAGTTAAATATTGATACAGCAAATATTTTATGGGATAAAGCTGTGCTTACAATTGGTATAAGCGACTTAAGAGGAGTGGAAAATCAAGTTTTACTGAATTGGGACAATGAAGAATTCCTTTTTAATCCGGGAACAACTACATCTGATTTAGTTTATAGCGGTATCAATGCAAATTTACCTGAAATTAAACATAATAATGATGATAATATTTATAAATTCTCATTAAAATTGGATTTAAAAGGAAGTCAATTGTTGTATTTTACTCCACTTGGAAAAACAACAAATGTAAATCTTAAATCAACTTGGAACAATCCGAAATTTGACGGTTCATACATAACAGACAGCAATGATGTCAACGAATCAGGCTTTACCGCAAATTGGAAAATACTTCATTTAAACAGAAATTTCCCGCAAGTTTGGACAAATATTCAATATCAAATTTCTCAATCAGCATTTGGAGTAAATTTAATTTTACCGGTTGACAGTTATCAAAAAACAACGAGAGTTGCAAAATATGCTATCTTGTTAATTGCTTTAACTTTCCTTGTATTCTTCTTTGTTGAAGTTATCAGGAAAGTATTTATCCATCCGATACAATACATTCTCGTTGGTATTGCATTAATTGTGTTTTATACTTTACTGTTATCTTTCAGTGAACATATGATGTTTAATATTGCTTATCTTTTATCATCAGTTCTAACTATCGGATTGATTACATGGTATGTAAAAGTGATTTTAAAGAAGTGGAACCTAACTCTGTTAATGACCGGTATTTTACTAATTTTATATTCATTTATCTTCATAATAATTCAAATACAAGATTATGCTTTACTGATAGGAAGTATAGGGGTATTTATAATTCTTGCCTTGGTTATGTATTTTTCAAGAAAAATAGACTGGGGGGAAGTGAAAGATGAAAATAAAATTGAAAAAAATGTAAGCTAAAACTTCAAACCTGACAGGAGTTATAAACCTGTCAGGTTTTTATATTATCAATCATGAAAAAAATAAGAATATCAGAAATATTATCAGCATTTGTATTTTTGCCGCCGGCTAAAAACTGCTTATTTAAAACTATAAGAAAGATTGCAAAGTTCTGGTTCAATTTTGCGGGGAGGGTTTTGGGAATGTTTTTGTAAAATTGCATGAAACAATTCAGTCTTAAACATTTTTTTCTGTAATTTTACAGCTCGTAAAACATTAAGCAGATGATAAAAAATCCCGAATTAGAATTAGCTGACGAATTTGTACAATATACTAACCGAAATATCTTTCTTACAGGTAAAGCAGGAACCGGAAAAACTACTTTTCTTAAATCATTAAAACAC containing:
- the creD gene encoding cell envelope integrity protein CreD, giving the protein MKSLIHNIYFKIAVIVFIAILLLLPSAMIMNLIREREGVQQEAIWEVSSKWGDSQTISGPFITIPYYRYEKQIQEDKSVKYLKYKEHIHLLPENLEIKGNINPEEKRRGIYEIVVYESDLQISGEFKSINPVELNIDTANILWDKAVLTIGISDLRGVENQVLLNWDNEEFLFNPGTTTSDLVYSGINANLPEIKHNNDDNIYKFSLKLDLKGSQLLYFTPLGKTTNVNLKSTWNNPKFDGSYITDSNDVNESGFTANWKILHLNRNFPQVWTNIQYQISQSAFGVNLILPVDSYQKTTRVAKYAILLIALTFLVFFFVEVIRKVFIHPIQYILVGIALIVFYTLLLSFSEHMMFNIAYLLSSVLTIGLITWYVKVILKKWNLTLLMTGILLILYSFIFIIIQIQDYALLIGSIGVFIILALVMYFSRKIDWGEVKDENKIEKNVS